From the genome of Adlercreutzia equolifaciens DSM 19450:
CTGTGGCTTCTGCTGTCCGGCTTCAACTTGGCTGCCACGCTTGTCTTTGCCGCTGCTGCCGCCAGCGACTTCATCGACGGACAGCTGGCCCGGCGCACCCACACGGTATCGAAGCTGGGGCAGATCCTCGATCCGGCGGTGGATCGCATCCTCATGATCACCGGCGTCCTCGGCGTGTTCCTCGTCGGCCGCATTCCCCTGTGGGTCATCGTCGTCGTGGTGCTGCGCGACGCCTACCTGCTCATCGGTGGCGCGTGGCTCTTGTCGCGCTACCGCATCCGCGTGCCCGTCATCTATCCGGGGAAGTTCGCCACGACGTTTCTGTTCATCGGCTTTGCCGGGCTTCTCTTGAACGCGCCGCTCATCCCCGGTTTGGGCTGGTGCGACATCTCCTGGTTGCCCGGGTTCAACGGCGAGGCCGTCTCCTGGGGCATCTGGTTCATCTACGTGGGGCTCATCCTGTCTCTTGGCGTCACTATCTACTACACCGTGGCGGCGGCGCGCGCCTTGGCCGCCGAGCTGAGACGCCGCAAGGAGGCCGCTTCGGAAAGTTCGAGCGCCCATGGCGACGCGTAGGCCCTCCGACGAGCGTCCGAGCAGCGAGGAGCGCCGTGCGCGGGCGAGGGCCGAGCGGCGCATCGTCATGCCGTCGAACCGCGTTTCGCATCCGAAGAGCACCGTTCGATCGTCTTCTTCCGCAACAGCGCAGTCTTCCTCTGCTCGTCCCTCCTCATCCGCATCTCGTCCGTCGGCGCGGGCCGCAACAAGACCGAAGAGCTCTTCGAAGGCGGTAACCCCGCGCAACGGTGGCGCGGCCGCCGGCGCCACGGCGAAGCGCGGTGGCGGCGCGATGACAGCGCGCCGTGCCGCATCTCCGTCGAATCGTTCTCGCGCCACGGTTTCGCAGGCCAAGGCTCCGCGCAACCCCGGCGCCCCGCGAGGCGCGAGTGCGGGCTGTTCCGGAATTTCGAACCGTCCTGCCGCCAAGCGCCGTTCCCTGGGCCCCCGCATTGCCTTGGTGGCCGTGCTGGCACTCCTTGCGCTTGTCGGCGGCGCCTGGGCCATCGACGGCGCGGTCAACGGCTCCCGCATCTACGACGGCGTGTCGGTGGGCGCGGTGGACGTCTCCGGCATGACCGAGGAGGAGGCCCGTCGCGCCGTGAGCTCCTTCTACGAGCCCCGCGTTGCCGATGGCCGGGCGCTTATCTTCGCCAGCGAGGAGGCCCGCGACACCCTTGACGTGGAAAGCGAGCTTGCCGAGCAGGACGCCCAGGCCGAGCAGCTCTCTTTAGAGGAGGCCCGGGCCAACAAGCAGGTGTGGGTCGCCGAGAGCGGCACGCTGGGCGCGAGGCTTCCCGTAAACGAGGTGGTCTCCCGTGCCTTCGCTGTGGGCCGAGAAGGCGGTCTTGCGGAGCGTATGGAGGTGGCGCGCAACGGCGTTTCCGTCGACGTCGCCCTTTCCTTCGACGAGGAGGCCTTGGAGGCGCTGTGCTCCTCCATCGATGAATCTGCTGGCGAGCCGCGCCTCGATTACGGCATCGCCATCGATCAGGGCGCGGTATCGGTCACCGAGGGCCACGGCGGCAAGGCCGTCGACCGCGCCTCGGTGGCCCGTCAGCTCTCCGAGGGATTTCTCGGCGAGGCGTCCGGCAAGGTCGTCATCGTGGCGACGCCCGATGAGGCGGACGTGCGCATCGGCGCCGATGAGGCCACCCAGGTCGCCGACGAGGTTCAGGCGGCCCTCGATCGGGGCTGCACCTTCTCCTTCGAGCAGACCGAGTGGCCGCTGGGGGCGGCGGATCTGGGCGCGTGGGTGCGCACCCGGGTGGAAGAGCGCGGGGAGGGTTTCGCCCTGGTTCCCTACCTCGACGAGACCGAGGCGGCCTCGGGGCTGCTCGGGCTCATTCGCGACGCGGGCTACACCTCGGCGGCCACGGTGTCGTTCGACGTCGACGGCGGCGAGGTATGGGTCAGCGCCCGCGAGGGCTCGCGCTATCCCCATACCGCCGATGCGGCGGCGCAGGCCCAAAGCGCCCTGTTCGGCAGTGAGGCGGCCGGCTCCGATGCGCCTTCCATCGCCATCCAGTGGGGCGAGGCTCCGTCCCGGACCACCTTCGACGAAGCGCTCGAGATGGGCCTTATCGCCCCGATCTCCTCGTTCACGACCGAGTACAACGACAGCCCCTCCACGGCCAATCGGCGCCACAACATACACACGGCGGCCGACTTGCTGAACAACTCCATCGCCCGGGCCGACGGAGGGGAGTGGTCGTTCAACGACACGGTGGGCGAGGCGAACGAGGAGGCAGGGTTCCAGGCGGCCCATGCCATCATCAACGGCGAGTACGACGACGCCATCGGCGGCGGCATCTGCCAGGTGGCCACCACGGTGTTCAACGCGGTCTATGAGGCGGGCTATCCCGTGACCGAGCGGCGCAACCACTCGCTCTACATCTCTAGCTATCCCACGGGCCGCGATGCCGCCATCGCGTACCCCGACCTCGACCTTACATGGGTCAATG
Proteins encoded in this window:
- a CDS encoding CDP-alcohol phosphatidyltransferase family protein — translated: MAEGQRDGEGIPEQVTSEIFTAANVVSFVRLCLVPVYLWLLLSGFNLAATLVFAAAAASDFIDGQLARRTHTVSKLGQILDPAVDRILMITGVLGVFLVGRIPLWVIVVVVLRDAYLLIGGAWLLSRYRIRVPVIYPGKFATTFLFIGFAGLLLNAPLIPGLGWCDISWLPGFNGEAVSWGIWFIYVGLILSLGVTIYYTVAAARALAAELRRRKEAASESSSAHGDA
- a CDS encoding VanW family protein, with the translated sequence MLALLALVGGAWAIDGAVNGSRIYDGVSVGAVDVSGMTEEEARRAVSSFYEPRVADGRALIFASEEARDTLDVESELAEQDAQAEQLSLEEARANKQVWVAESGTLGARLPVNEVVSRAFAVGREGGLAERMEVARNGVSVDVALSFDEEALEALCSSIDESAGEPRLDYGIAIDQGAVSVTEGHGGKAVDRASVARQLSEGFLGEASGKVVIVATPDEADVRIGADEATQVADEVQAALDRGCTFSFEQTEWPLGAADLGAWVRTRVEERGEGFALVPYLDETEAASGLLGLIRDAGYTSAATVSFDVDGGEVWVSAREGSRYPHTADAAAQAQSALFGSEAAGSDAPSIAIQWGEAPSRTTFDEALEMGLIAPISSFTTEYNDSPSTANRRHNIHTAADLLNNSIARADGGEWSFNDTVGEANEEAGFQAAHAIINGEYDDAIGGGICQVATTVFNAVYEAGYPVTERRNHSLYISSYPTGRDAAIAYPDLDLTWVNDGTSDVLMRSRYTDSSLTVTLYGIDPGYVVSTQTGDWETGEPFKKRTKVDESEPEGTRYVKTAGADGRSVTVHRTVRDRAGNVLHEEDFTSNYAPIDEVTVVGPNTPTREREDTDKEATDKEEASVLSTGD